Part of the Arthrobacter sp. MMS18-M83 genome is shown below.
ATGCTTCCAGGTCGAGCGTGCGCTTGGTGGTGACCAGTTCATCGAGCCGGACCGGACGCGGCGGCAACGACGCCCAGTCCTTGGGCATGGAAAAACCATGGTCAGGGTAGGGGCGTCCCTCGCCCACAGCTTTGAAGATCACTTTGCAAGCCTAAAGAAGTAAGACGTCCAAGGGAACTTACGGGAACACTCCCACCAATGTTGTGGCCAAATGGTAACCGTAGACGGCCGGTACGTCCGCAACGAGCCCCCCTGCCGCCGTCGGCCGTCACACCGCCGCCGCCGTGACGCGGGACTGACAGAATGGGGTCATGACTGCTCCAATGCCAGGCACTATGCACCCGATTGCTCCCGCCCTCGCCCTCCTCCTCGACGTCGACGGCCCCGTCGCGAGTCCCGTGACGCGCGACGTGAAGCCGGAAATCATCGCCGATCTTGTCAGTTTGGCGTCCGCAGGCATTCCGGTCATTTTCAATACCGGCCGTTCCGACGCTTTCATCCGCGAGCAGGTCATGGCGCCCATGATCGCCGCCGGGATGCCCCCAGGAACTGTTGTCCACGCGATCTGCGAGAAAGGCGCCGTGTGGTTCAGCTATACCTCCGGCGGCCCCGGCCCCATCCACGTGGACCATGAACTCGCTGTTCCGAAGGCGTACGGCGACGACGTCCGCCGCATGGTGGCGGAGGACTACGCAACGCACATGTTCTTCGATGAGACCAAGCGGGCCATGGTGTCCGTGGAGCAGCATCTGGACGTGTCAAGCGACGACTACCTGGCCGAGCAGAAGCTCTTCGACGCCGACGCATTGGAACTCATGGGCCGGCATGGGCTCTCTGCCGCGCTCCTCGACCACCACGCGCCGGGGTCCGACGACGCCGCTGACTACCGCCTGGATCCCACCATCATCTCCACGGACATCGAGTCCATTCGGCTCGGCAAGGATCTCGGCGCCAGCCGCGCGGTGGAACTCCTCGCCGCCCAAGGAATCACTCCGCAAGCTTGGCGCACAGTGGGCGATTCGCGCACCGACTACGCGATGGCCGATTGGCTCCACCACAATGACCACGACGTCAAGCACATCGACGTCCGTCCCGCGGACGGCGTGCCCAACAAGCCCTACGATGTTCTTACAGCCACAGACCTCGGCCTGGGCGAGGACGTCATTCACGACGACGCCGGCGGCGCATTCCTGCGCAGCTGGCGTGAAGCCTTGGTGGGCTGAGTCCGCTAAAGCCCACCCTTCCCACAACCCTTCGGAGAAAAGCCATCACAGTCATGGACCAGCAAGCGATTTACTTCGGTAGTCCCGCCTCCGACGACGACGCGGTCGTTCCAGAACCGACGTCGCCCGCCGTCGACGCGCGCCTCAAGCACCGCGCCGACGTCATCCGCCATCGTGGCCGATACAGCTTGCTGAACCAGAACCGCACGCCGCAGCAGGTAATGGTCGAAGATCTCCTCTTCATTCGCGCGGCGTTGGACGCGGCCGGACTGGATTTCATCCTGGTCCGCGGCAACGATCACCGGCCAGTGATCGCCGTAGATTGGAAGCTCCGGAAGAAGTTACGCCAGACTTTGGTCACCGCTTTCCGGAACGAACCGTTCTACTCCATGACCGTTGATGCCCGGAAGAAATCCACGCTGCTGGTGGCGGACGGCGAGCTCTCCAGCAACCGGAAGGCCCGGATCTTCAGGCTCTTCCGACCGCGCGTGGAACCCGCAGGCGGGTTGACCTACGGCCCTTCCCTCGGCGTTCAGCTCGAATTGTGGGAGTTCGACGGCGACCAACTCGTGTTGCCCGTGGAGAACTCCCTGACCCGGCGAACCATGCTGCGCCAAGACGCCGTCCGAGGCACAGTTAACCGCCACGGGCTGAGCTGGCCAACCATCGAGAACATGTTCGCGGACCACGCGAGCGACATCGACTTCGACGTCGACATCGTCTTTTCGTGGGTGGACGGCAACGACCCCGCCTACATCGCGGCCCGCCGCGAGCAGATGAAGGACGTCGTCCTAGGCGAGGGTGACGCCCATGAGGCCCGTTTCCGGCAGATCAACGAGCTCAAATACGCCCTGCGCTCCGTGTACATGTATGCGCCCTGGATTCGCCGGATCTACATTGCCACCGACTCCCCCGCGCCGGAGTGGCTGGCCGAACACCCGGACGTCAGGATCATGCGCAGCGAGGAGTTCTTCAAGGACCCCTCAGTGCTGCCAACGCATAACTCGCAGGCCGTGGAATCCCAACTGCACCACATTGAGGACTTGTCCGAGCACTTCCTGTATTCCAACGACGACATGTTCTTCGGCCGCCCCGTAGCGCCGGACATGTTCTTCACTCCCGGTGGAATCACCAAGTTCATCGAGGCCTCCACCCGGATTGGACTGGGAGAGAACGACGCCGAACGCAGCGGCTTCGAGAACGCCGCCCGCGTCAACAGGAAGCTCCTCTGGGAGCGGTTCGGCCGCATCACCACCCGCCATTTGGAGCACACGGCCGCTCCGTTGCGCCGCAGTGTGATCGCCGAGATGGAGCGCGAGTTTCCGGCCGAGTTCGCCAAGACGGCAGCCAGCAGGTTCCGCGCCGCGGACAACATCTCCGTGACCAACTCGTTCTACCACTACTACTCGCTGCTCACCGGGCGGGCAGTGACGCAGACGGCCGCGAAAGTCCGGTATGTTGACACCACCCTGTGGTCCGGGCTGCACTACCTGCCCACGCTGCTGGCGAAACGCAACGTGGACTTCTTCTGCCTCAACGACGGCAGCTTCCCGGAGGTGGCTGCAGACGAACGGGCCGGCCTCGTGACGGACTTTATGGAGAAGTACTTCCCGGTCAAAGCTCCGTGGGAGAAGTAATCCGTTAGCGACGCGTCATCTCCGGGCGCTTCGCGTCTACCCTGACACCACGTTCGTGGGTTGGCCGTTGGGGAATCCGGATGCCTGCTTCGGCGAGCCGGCGCCTGGTGGCCTCCGGGCTGACGTACTCGCCCACAGTCGGTGACTTGCCCAACGGCACTACCGAGTGCACAATCGTTTGCTCGTAGACGTGGATCAGGTTGAAGGCCTGGGCGCCATCCCGTCCCCGGGTACCGCCCTGAGGAACGTTGAGGTCCTGCGTGTAGCAGCTCGCGGAAGCCACGGACACCGGGACTCCAGCGAACGTGGCTGTGGTGGAGTAGTGCAGATGGCCACCCAGGATGGAACGCACATCGGAATTGCGTACCACCTCAGCCAACGCCGCTTGGCCGCGCAACTCCACGAGGATGGCAAGGTCAAGGACGCTCGGAACCGGCGGGTGGTGAAGGGCAAGAATGGTGCCGTCCGGAGCCGGGGTTGCGAGTTCCGACGCCAACCAGTCGAGCTGGCTCTGGCTCAGTTCACCGTGATGGAAGCCAGGCACGGAAGTGTCCAGCGTGATGATCCGCAGCCCGTTGACGAAGTAGCTGTGATCCACCGGGGCGTCATTACCGCTCTGGTCGAATAGGCCCGCACGGAAATTGGCACGGTCATCGTGGTTTCCGATGGCCCAGATCACGCGTGCGCCCATCTCGTGGCAGGCAGGCTCGACGATCGCCCGAAGTTTGGCGTAAGCGTCCGGCTCGCCTTGATCGGCCAAGTCACCCGTGAAGATCACGGCGTCGGGGCGGACCTTTGACGCATGGACTTCCGAAAAAAGTTGTCTGAGATGTGCTTCGCTATCGACCGCGCCGTACAGGGGTTCCGACCCTCCCACCAGATGGGAGTCGCTAAGGTGCAGAAGGATGTGTCCTGGCCGAGGATATTCGGCCTCGATGAGCTCCATTACTACCTTCGGGTCGGTAGGAGACGGCGCCTCCAGTGTCTGCCCCAATAAACCTAATCCAACCAGACAAAAGGCTAACGGAGGGTAACTTACGGACGGAATGTTGGAAAATTACTCACGCGCACTTCGATCCTCGCTCACCTTTAAGCCACCTTCCGGCGATCCTCGCTCACCTTTAAGTGCATCCCGCCCAACCCTCCTGCACCTTTAAGCGCATCCCGCCCAACGCTCCCTCACCTTTAAGCGCACCCCACCCAACGCTTGCTTAGCAAAGGTGAAGGAGGGTTGCCCATTTTGGCAGCAGACGTGAGCGAGCGACGGCGGAAAGGGCATCACGGCGGCCTAGCTTCGATCCCCGCTCACTTTTTGGGCAATTTTCACAAACGCTCCTGCACCTTTGCGGAGACTCTTCCCGAACGCTCGCTCACCTATGGCCGCCAGGTGAGCGGGCGTCCGCCCAAAGGGCGATAAAAGTGAGCGGGCATCCGCTCAAAGGGCGATAAAGGTGAGCGAGCGTCCGGCCAAAAGGCAACAAAGGTGAGCGAGCGTCCGGGGGTTCGTGCCGCCGGCGTCACTCGGGAGTCTCCCCAGGGGGCTTAGTTGAGCGCCGCTTCGAGGGCTTCGATCAGCTCGTCGGAATCAGGCTCGACGGTGGAGGGGAAGCGGGCGAGCACCTCGCCTTCGCGGCTCACCAGGAACTTCTCGAAGTTCCACTTGACCTTCTGCGGCTTGGAACCGTCTGTGGTCTGGGTCAGCTCGGCATACAGGGGATGCTGCTGCTTGCCACGGACTTTGGACTTGCTGGAAAGCGGAAAGGAGACTCCAAAGTTGCGTTGGCAGAAATCCGCGATCTCGGCGTCGGAACCCCTTTCCTGGCCTCCGAACTGATTGCACGGCACGCCCAGGATCTCGAATCCGCGGTCACGATATTTGCCGTAGAGCTCTTCAAGTCCCGAGTACTGGCGCGTGAAACCACATTTGGAAGCCACGTTGACTACCAGCACGGCTTTGCCCTGGAAACGCCCAAAGTCGGCCTGGGAGCCGTCGTTGAACGTGAGGGGGATGCTGTAGAGCGGGGACATGAAGCTTCCTTACGACGCCGGACCTTGGCAAACTGCCACATTCGAGTCTACGCGGCGCAAGGCGGTGGGACGTGGTTCAGAATAGGCAGCGAACTCTACGGTTTGGTGGACGGCGTAGCTGGCTTGGAGGTAGCCGACGGCGTAGGGCTGGTGGGAGCCGGCAGGGCGGGTGCGGGCGCTGGCGGTGTTGATTGGGTGTGAGTCACCGTGGGCACCGGAGCGGGAAGGCTCGACGGCGGCGCGACCGTGGGCGGGACGGTCACCGTGGGCGTCTGCGTCACAACGGGAGCTTGCGACGGCGATTTGCTCGGTGTGCTGCTCTGTGTCTTGCTTGGCGTGGGGGTAGCGCTTGGCGGACTCGTTGTGCTTCGCGTCCCTGAGGGCGTCGGCGTCACGCTGGGCGTCGGCGTCACGGTCGGCGTCACGCTGGGCGTCGGCGTCACGGTCGGCGTCACGCTGGGCGTCGGCGTCACGGTCGGCGTCACGCTGGGCGTCACGCTGGGCGTCGGCGTCACGGTCGGCGTCACGCTGGGCGTCGGCGTCGCCGTCGCCGTCGGACTGCCGGTGGGTGTCCCAGTCGGGGTCGCCGTGGCCGTAGCAGACGGGCCCGGCGGCACGACCTTCGCCTCCTGCACCCCGCCGGTCACTAACTCCTCGGGGGGCCTGCCGGGGACGGACCACACAGACCCCGCCGAGGCCGCCGTTACAGAACCCGGCCGGTAACTGACCATGGCAAGGTCCCCGAGCCGGTCAACCTGCCTGGTCGGCAAGAAAGACCAGTTCATCGGGTTGGCATAGACGCCGTTGAGAATCGTCTCAAAGTGCAAGTGACAGCCCGTCGAGGACCCCGTGGTTCCCACCCTGGCGATCACCTCGCCCACCCGGACCGACTGCCCCTTGGCCACCGCGACCCCCTGCAGATGGTTGTACGTGGTGACCAGCCCGTTTCCATGATCGATCTCCACCCGGTTCCCGCCGCCCCACGGATGCCAGCCCACAGCGCGGACCACACCGGAATCAGCCGCATAAACGAGGGCGCCGCAGCCCGCGGCGAAATCCTGGCCCCAATGGAACTCCCCGGGCAGGCCCGTGAAAGGGTCGATCCTCAACCCGAAGGGAGAGCTCGGAACCAGCACCTCCAGCGGAGCGTAGAGTTTCCCGGCGGCAGGCCGGTCAAGGGAACTCGACGCGACGTTGAGATTGCCGACCCCGTTCCTGTCCAGGGTCTGGACCGGGGAGCGCTCAAAAGACACAGTGGCCTTCTCACCTGCAGGAACAGGAGCCGAGGACA
Proteins encoded:
- a CDS encoding stealth family protein → MDQQAIYFGSPASDDDAVVPEPTSPAVDARLKHRADVIRHRGRYSLLNQNRTPQQVMVEDLLFIRAALDAAGLDFILVRGNDHRPVIAVDWKLRKKLRQTLVTAFRNEPFYSMTVDARKKSTLLVADGELSSNRKARIFRLFRPRVEPAGGLTYGPSLGVQLELWEFDGDQLVLPVENSLTRRTMLRQDAVRGTVNRHGLSWPTIENMFADHASDIDFDVDIVFSWVDGNDPAYIAARREQMKDVVLGEGDAHEARFRQINELKYALRSVYMYAPWIRRIYIATDSPAPEWLAEHPDVRIMRSEEFFKDPSVLPTHNSQAVESQLHHIEDLSEHFLYSNDDMFFGRPVAPDMFFTPGGITKFIEASTRIGLGENDAERSGFENAARVNRKLLWERFGRITTRHLEHTAAPLRRSVIAEMEREFPAEFAKTAASRFRAADNISVTNSFYHYYSLLTGRAVTQTAAKVRYVDTTLWSGLHYLPTLLAKRNVDFFCLNDGSFPEVAADERAGLVTDFMEKYFPVKAPWEK
- a CDS encoding phosphodiesterase, giving the protein MELIEAEYPRPGHILLHLSDSHLVGGSEPLYGAVDSEAHLRQLFSEVHASKVRPDAVIFTGDLADQGEPDAYAKLRAIVEPACHEMGARVIWAIGNHDDRANFRAGLFDQSGNDAPVDHSYFVNGLRIITLDTSVPGFHHGELSQSQLDWLASELATPAPDGTILALHHPPVPSVLDLAILVELRGQAALAEVVRNSDVRSILGGHLHYSTTATFAGVPVSVASASCYTQDLNVPQGGTRGRDGAQAFNLIHVYEQTIVHSVVPLGKSPTVGEYVSPEATRRRLAEAGIRIPQRPTHERGVRVDAKRPEMTRR
- a CDS encoding glutathione peroxidase, coding for MSPLYSIPLTFNDGSQADFGRFQGKAVLVVNVASKCGFTRQYSGLEELYGKYRDRGFEILGVPCNQFGGQERGSDAEIADFCQRNFGVSFPLSSKSKVRGKQQHPLYAELTQTTDGSKPQKVKWNFEKFLVSREGEVLARFPSTVEPDSDELIEALEAALN